A segment of the Deinococcus ficus genome:
CGGCCTTGCGGATCTGCCCGGCTTTCTCGGCCCGGCTGAAGGGCAGCCAGAGCGCGCACGGTCCCCTCACCCCGTGCGCTCCTTCTCCCCCCTTCAGGTCACGTCCTCTCCCAGAAAGTACGCCTTGCACTGCTCAAGCCCGAGCACCGTCACCGGCACGTGTGGCACCCGGAGCCAATGGTCATGCGTGAGACGCAGCCGGTCGGAGACGACCACCTGCCCATCAAGGACATCTCTGGAAATCCCGTCAGGCTGATAGCCCAGTTTTCTGGACACCCCCTGGGAGGACGCGTTGTCCTGAAAGACCTCCGTGCGCGCTGCGACCGCCCCAAGGTGCTCAAAGGCGAAATGCAGGAGGGCCGTCCGGGCTTCCGTGCCATAGCCTTTCCCTTGAAACTCCAGTCCCAGCCATGAGCCGGTGGTGACCTCGCGCAGAATTGAAAACTCCTTCCCTCGCAGGGACACCATCCCGATCGGCATGCCCTCGGCAAACACGCCGAGATTCAGGACCCAATTGGTGGTTGCCCACTCCGCTTTGCAGCCCCAGTGGTTCTGAACGACGAACAACCCACGTTGTTCGGGTGGCAGGTCCGGCCAGGGCGTGAGAAAGGTCCGTTGCCCCGGCCGGTTCACGCCAGTCGCGGCCACTTCTGCCAGTGCCCCCAGTTCGTCTTCAGAAGGGAAGCGCAGTTCAAGGCGAGGCGTGCGGAGAACCAGGCCGTACAGCGGCCAGTACTTGTTGTTCATCGGCTGAGCATAGTGGGGCTCGATCAGCGGGGCGTGTGCAGGTGGGCGGCCAGCGGATCAGCACGCCACTTGCGGCACAGTGTCAGGGGCTGGCGATTCACTCAAACAGCAGAGACCGAGCCGCCATGATCATGCAAAAGAAGGTAAACACACTCAGCGCAGTCACGATCCAGAGCAGCCAGATGCCTGGACTCTTGACGCGAAGCACGCTTTGAGCGGGTTTCCTGGGATTGAAATGGACCTTCACGGCCGTGCCGGCTGGATGCGACTCAATGACCTGGTGTGCGGTCCGCGCGGAAAAGTAGGGGACGGCCATCTCGCCATCGTAGGTCTGTGGCCCCACTTCATACTGAAAGACGATGTGCGCGTTGTAGGCAGGCAGCCTCCCCACCGAGTCGCTTGTCGACGTCTTCGTTCCGGTGACGACGCCATCGGTCACGTGCCAGTTTCTTGATCCAAACACTGCTTTGAATAAGAGGGTCACGAGCGCCCCGCCGCTCATGAGTATCAGGAGCATCAGGGGCATCACAATGGGTGCGTCATCGGCCATCGTGGTCAGCCTACCGGAAGGTCGTTCCGGTCCAGAAGCGTGGGTGTCGACCCCGAATGACGAGCACGCCCAGGCGCGGGGGCTGTGGGCGGAGGGACGGCTGCGCCAGTCGCCGTGACGAGCCTTTCACCCCCGCACCCGGGGGTGATGGTGCGCCCATGACGATCACCGCTCCGCTGACTTCCACCCCTGCCGCAGCGCTCGCCCGGCGCCTCGGGAGCACGCCGATGCCCCACACCACCCCCGCCGGTCCCCTCTGGACGGACGGGCGGCGCGTGATGCTCGCCGGACGCGTCCTGGACCACGACGACCTCAGCGGCCTGTGCGCCCTGCTGCTCGGCCAGCCCGTCCCGGACGACCACCCGGTCTTCCGCAGTCAGGCCCTCACGCCCCTGCGCGACCTTCCCCGCTGCGACCTGCGCGTGCTGCCCGCCGAGAGCGACCCGGACTTCCCCGACCAGGACGGCCCGGACGACGTCGGCCTTTCCCTGCGCGTCGGCGGCACCTGGCATCTGGGCCGCGTGATCTCCCAGGCGAGCGGCTCGTGTGCCTGGCACGAAGAGGTGCATCTCGGCGGGGACTGGATCACCAGCGTCACCCTCTACCCCGGGTACAGCGACGAGGACTGCCGGGACGCCGTGCGGTACAACGGCGCGCACCCCCTCGCCCGGCAGCTGTTCCCGGAACAGGTCACCCGCTGGGACGACGCGCAACGCCACGCGGAGTGCGCGGGCCTGCTCGAAGCGAGCGGCGTGTTCCTGCCCCTGCCGGACGGGACGCTGCACGCCAGCCTCGTCCCCCGCGGGCACGCCGCCGGGCCCGCCCTGCGCCTGATCGCCGTCACGGGGGGGGCCCACGTCAGCGCCCTCCTGCCCGCCGCGGACGCCCAGGGCCTCGCGCAGGCCGCCGAGACCCTCACGCCCTGGCACACCCCGGCCGTGCACTTCGTCCCCGACACGGGCACCTTCCGCCTGACCGCGCCCCGCACCCACTGGACCGGGAACCCCCAGGCCCCGGAGAGCGTGCACGCCACCGCGGCCCTCACGCTGCCCCCCAGCGCCGCCCAGGGCCTCGCCCGCCTGATCCGCCAGCACCTGCCCCGCCCGAAGGTCGAACAGGGCGACGACCTGCCCTTCTGACCTCCTCCGTCCGGCGCCCCGCCGGTCGAGGGCCGCTGAACCCCAGTCACGGTCCAGGCGCGCGGAGCGGTCCCTCCCCGGCCCGGACCGGCCCTCACCGCAGGCGGTCCAGGCCGGGGCATGACCCTCCCGAATCCCCGCCCGCGCGTCCTGATCCGCACCGCCGCGCCGTTCACCGTCACGCAGTGGAGCTACGAGAGCCCCCACAACAGCGAAACGCTCACCCGCGCCATCACCGCCGCCCTGGACGCGTTCCCGGACGGCGTCCTGCTGGACTTCACCGGCGCGGTCGTCGGCGACCTCGCCCTCCACACGGCCTTCACGACCCTGGCCGACACCGGCCGCGTGCACGCCGGGAACCGCCACCTGCTGGACCTCACCGGACTGGACGGCCGCGAAACCGCCGCGTGGGCCGCCCTGGAGGATGCCCTCGCCGACGGCTTCACGGCCGACGACCACGCCGAACTGGACCGCGAACGCATGCTCAGCCAGCTCGCTGTGGAACGCGCCCTGCGTCACGGCACGCACGTGTGCGGCCTGGTCATCCAGGCGCACGGGCCCGGAGAGGTCCGGGTCATGCACGCCGAAGGGCAGCTGAGCCTCCCCGCCGCGGACGCTGCGGCCCTCGGCGAGGCCCTCTGCGGCGGCCTCCCCCTGCACCGGGGTGACGTGCACGCCCACACCGGGACCCTGACCTTCACCAGCCCCAGTGCGCACTTCACCCTCCATGACGGCTTCACCACCGCGGGCCCCGCCACCCTGCACTGGCCGCCCACCGACCGACTCCTGATCCGCGAGGTCCTGCTGGTCGCCGCGCAGTTCAGTGCAGGGGAAGACGCCCTCTCACCCGCGCGGCCGCGGGTGCCCGGCCAGACATGACCCCCCTTCCCTCCGTGGACCTCAACGAGTCCCTGCAGCTGCACGCCGCCCCCGGCGGGATCATGCTGCAGGACCACCGCGGCGCGCTTCCCGAAGGCCCTCACGACGCCCTGGACGTCCTGACCCTGCTGGACACGCACGTGCCCGGCTGGGACCGGGGCGCCCCGGTCCGGCAGACCCTCACCGCCTGGCTGCGCGACCCCAGCCCCCGGCACGCCGAAGCCGCGCAGGACGCCGTCCTCGCCGACCACCACGCCCACTTCCCGCTCACCGCGCGCATCCAGGCCTGCCCGCCCCTGCGGCAGGAGCTCATCGCCCAGATCCAGATGGACAACCCCGCCAGCGCCACGCTCCGCTTCCAGGCCACCCTGACCGGCGCGTGCCTCGCCTGGGGCGTCCTGCCCGACCCGGCGGCCCTGCACGCCCTGGCGACTCAGGCCCTGCGGTTCCGCCAGGCGTCAGCGGTGCAGCGGACGTGGGACGCGGCCGCCCCGGACCCGGACGTCCAGCGCGCCCTGAAAGCCCTGCATCACGACCCGGCCTTCGTCGCGCTCCTCCAGCACGTGGCCGTGCACGCCGGGGATCACCGGCACGCCCTGCACGCGCTGATCGGCGGGTGGCTGCTCGCCTCCGGGTACCCCCGCACCGTCTGGGTGGACGCTGCTGCCGGCGCCCTCACGTTCCACGCCCAGCACCCGCAACCCGGCGACCCCCGCCCGGCAACGCCCGCGGCTCCCGGCGCGTAAGGGAAGCATGCGACCGGTCCTGGCCCTCCTCACGGCGTTTCTCAGCATGGTGCTGTGCAACGCCCTGATCGTCACCTTCGCCCCGGAACCGGCCCACTGGCCGCTGATTCTCGCGGGCGACCTGATGGTCATGGCCGCGTTCGTGACCGCCTGGTCCGTGCGCCGCCCGAACTCCTGACCCGGTGGGGCCGTGCCAGACTGCCCTCATGCCCCCGGAGCGGCGAAAGACCATCACCCTGGCCCTGTACGCGGCCGCCGCCCTGCTGTTCGCCGTGACCGGCGGGATGTACGGGTCCATGGGCCTCGGCGTGCACGCCGCCGTGTGGAGCATCGCCGCGGTCGCCTGGATCGTCGGCTTCCTGCGGCAGCGGCGATCCTGACCGCCCCCAGTAGGCTGAAGGCATGGAATCCGCCGTCCTGGTCCTGCTGCTCGCGCTTCCTGTCCTCCTGTTTCTCGCCGGACGCTCCGGCGTGCGGTACCGCTGGACCGACGACGCCCTGGTGGTCCAGGCCGGCCTGCGGCGCGCCCGCTTCCCCTACGCCGCCACCCACGCCCGCCTGACCGCGCAGCCCCTCGGGGCCCGGTTGTGGGGCACGCAGGCGCCGGGCACCGTGACCGGCCGGTTCGCCCTGGACCGCGCTACGGTGCACGCCCTGGCCACCACCGCCCGCCCCGCACAGGCGCTCGTCCTGCGCCGCGCCGGTCAGCTGTACTACGTCACCCCGGACCACCCAACCGAGCACCTGCCGCGCTTCCTGCCCGAACATGCCGAGTAACTCGGCCCGTGCCCTGACCGGGCCGCCACCCACCCGCGCCCCACACTGACCCCAGGAGGCCTGAATGATCCTGACCGCACTGCTGCTCGCCCTCGCCGCCGCCCTGTACGCCACTGCCCCCCGAGCGCCCCGCCCCGTTCCCATCAAGGTCCACGCCCGCCGCTGACCTTCTTCCACCCCCCGGAGACGGGGGGTGCGCCCTGTGGCTCCACGGCCCTCACCCCTCCCGGGGTGCCGGGCCGGGCATGTCCCCTCACCTGAACGCCCTGCACCGCGCCGCGGACACCTGCAACGCCCTGCTCAACCCTGGCGGCCCGGCCATCACCCTGCGCACTCACGGCGACGAGGTACACCTCGCCCGCGACGGCGTCCACGAGACCTTCACCCTGCATGGCCACCAGCTGCAGGGCCGGGGCGGCACCTTCAACATCCTTGACCCCGCCCAGGCGCACCAGGCAGTCCTCACCGTCCAGCCCACCGACGTCACCACCGACCACGACCTGACCCTGCTCGGCCTGGACGCCGCCGCACTGGACCTCGGCGCCACGGTGCGCCTGGCGCCTACCCTCCGCTGGAAGTCCGCCTGCTGGATGACCCCCGTCCACCTCCACACCCCGGACGGGCACACGGCCTGGCTGGCCCTGTTCCGCGCCGACTACGAGCGCGGCGGGTTGTCCCTCACCGCTGGAGCCCACTGGCTCGCCGCGTACCTCAGTCCCCTGGACGAGGAACTGCGCGTGCTGATGGCCTGCACCGACGAGGAGAACGCCGAGGACCTCGGTGCCGCCCCCTGTCCGGTCCCGGACCACGTCACGCCCGCCCGCGTCCGCGTGCATCCCGAGGCCCTCCTCGCCCTGCTGCGCGGTGACGCTCCCGCCCGAGAGCACCTGGTCCCTGCGGACTTCCACCAGCGCCCCGAGGCGTACGAGGACCCCTCACTCACCGTCACCCGCGCCGCCCTCCAGGCAAGGCGCCAGCACGACCAGCGCCAGGCCCGCCGGCACAGCTGGACCGACGCGGGCGGCCTGGCCTTCTGAGCCCCCCGCCCCTGAGCAGATCTTCTGAACAGCCCTTCACCCGTGACCGGGTGGGAGACGCGGCATGACGAAACACCTGTTCGACGCCACCACCGCCACCGGCGAAGCCTTCACTGTCGACACCGGCTGGGAACGCGGCCGCCAGTGCTTCTTCCTCACCGTCTTCGCCGGGGAGGACGTCCGCTACGACAGCGACACCGACGCCCGCTACTTCCCGCACGGCATGCGCCTCCCCGACGTCACCAACGTCCTCAGCGGCCTCGGCCTGGCCCTCCCCGAGACCGTCCGCGCCGCCCTGACGCAGGACGAGGCCGCCAACGCCGCGCCGTACATCCGCCACCACCCCGCCGCCTGACCAAGGCCCGCCTCCACCTCGGGGGCGGGCTCTATTCCCTGTCGTCGCCCCGTCCCCTGTTCACGCCTCCGGAGGCCCCCATGCCCAGCGCCACCCCGACCGCCCCCACCAACAGCGCCCCGAAAGCCCCGGCCAAAAAGGCCACGACCGCCAAAGCACCGCCCGCGGCGCCGCTGCCCATTCCCATGAACGGTCACGCCCTGCAGATCCGCGTGACCCGCAAGGCCCTGAGTGAAGGCCTCGCCCTGATGGAACGCGTGATCCCCTCTCGCAGCAGCAACCCGCTCCTGACCACCTTGAAAGTCGACGTGACCGACGCCGGCCTGACCCTGAGCGGCACCAACCTCGAACTTGACCTGTCCTGCTTCGTGCCGGCCGAGGTGCGCAACCCGCAGCCGTTCATCGTGCCCGCGCACCTGTTCGCGCAGGTGGTGCGCAACCTCGGCGGGGAACTCGTCGAACTCGAACGCACCGGCCAGGAGATCACCGTGCGCGCCAGCGGCTCGGACTTCAAACTCCAGACCGGGGACCTGGGCGCCTTCCCGCCCCTGCGCTTCCCGGACGAGACGCACCTGAGCCTCGACGCGGCCGAACTCGCCCGGGCGCTCGGCAGCGTGCGGTACGCCGCGAGCAACGAAGCCTTCCAGGCAGTGTTCCGCGGCATCAAACTCGAACACCGCGGCGACCTGGTGCGCGCCGTGGCGTCCGACGGGTACCGCGTCGCCCTCCGTGACTTCCCCGGCAGCGGGGACGGCCGCACCCTGATCATTCCCGCCCGCAGCGCCGACGAACTCGTCCGCGTCCTAAAAGACGGCCAGGCCCGGCTCACGTACGGCCCCGGCCTGCTGACCGTCACCACCGACCGCGTCCGCATGAACGTCAAACTCCTCGACGGGGACTTCCCCGACTACGAACGCGTCATTCCCCGCGAGATCAAACTCCAGTTCACGGTGCCCGCCAGCGTCCTGCAGGACGCCGTCAGCCGCGTCGCGGTCCTCGCCGACAAGAACGCCAACAACCGCGTGGAGTTCCTGGTGTCCGGCGGGACCGTGCGCCTCACGGCCGAAGGCGACTACGGCCGCGGTCACGACACCCTGGCGGTCGAGCAGAGTGGTTCCCAGCCCGCCATGAGCCTCGCCTTCAACGCCCGGCACGTCCTCGACGCCCTCGCCCCCATCGAAGGGGACGTGCAGGTCAGCCTGTCCGGCAGCACCACGCCCGCGATCTTCCAGAGCGGCGACTACCAGGCGGTCCTCGTCACCCTGAGGGTCTGAGCCCCGGGTGGTCAGGTCAGGCGGGCCGACCACCCCCGCGCATGCCAGCATCCCCGGACATGAAGCGCCTCCTGACCCTCACCGCCGCCGCCCCCCTTCTCCTCGCCTCCTGCGGCAAGAGCGCAGAGTCGGCCATGAAGGGCTTCTGCTCGGACCTCAGCGCCGGCCGGTGGGAGCAGGCCGTCACCCGCCTCGGCGCGGAGGGCGACCTCCAGGACACCCTGAAAGACCCGCAGGCCAGGCAGCTGATGAACGCCATGCTCGGCACCGCGAAATGCAAGGTCGTCGCGGCCAAGGACCACACCGTCACCCTGGAGATGGACACCGTCAACGGGCAGGCCGTGGCGACCACCGTGATGGCCGACGCGATGGGCATGGCCCTCACAGCCGCTGCTGGGGGACTGGACCGCGACCAGGCCCTTCAGGACGCCCTGGTCGCCAAGCTGATCGCCGGGCTGACGAGCAAGGACGCGCCCCGCAGCGTCAACCGGGTGGACGTGGAACTCCAGCAGGAGGGCGGCGAGTGGGTGC
Coding sequences within it:
- a CDS encoding PH domain-containing protein, with the translated sequence MESAVLVLLLALPVLLFLAGRSGVRYRWTDDALVVQAGLRRARFPYAATHARLTAQPLGARLWGTQAPGTVTGRFALDRATVHALATTARPAQALVLRRAGQLYYVTPDHPTEHLPRFLPEHAE
- a CDS encoding DUF3592 domain-containing protein → MADDAPIVMPLMLLILMSGGALVTLLFKAVFGSRNWHVTDGVVTGTKTSTSDSVGRLPAYNAHIVFQYEVGPQTYDGEMAVPYFSARTAHQVIESHPAGTAVKVHFNPRKPAQSVLRVKSPGIWLLWIVTALSVFTFFCMIMAARSLLFE
- the dnaN gene encoding DNA polymerase III subunit beta, coding for MNGHALQIRVTRKALSEGLALMERVIPSRSSNPLLTTLKVDVTDAGLTLSGTNLELDLSCFVPAEVRNPQPFIVPAHLFAQVVRNLGGELVELERTGQEITVRASGSDFKLQTGDLGAFPPLRFPDETHLSLDAAELARALGSVRYAASNEAFQAVFRGIKLEHRGDLVRAVASDGYRVALRDFPGSGDGRTLIIPARSADELVRVLKDGQARLTYGPGLLTVTTDRVRMNVKLLDGDFPDYERVIPREIKLQFTVPASVLQDAVSRVAVLADKNANNRVEFLVSGGTVRLTAEGDYGRGHDTLAVEQSGSQPAMSLAFNARHVLDALAPIEGDVQVSLSGSTTPAIFQSGDYQAVLVTLRV
- a CDS encoding GNAT family N-acetyltransferase; translation: MNNKYWPLYGLVLRTPRLELRFPSEDELGALAEVAATGVNRPGQRTFLTPWPDLPPEQRGLFVVQNHWGCKAEWATTNWVLNLGVFAEGMPIGMVSLRGKEFSILREVTTGSWLGLEFQGKGYGTEARTALLHFAFEHLGAVAARTEVFQDNASSQGVSRKLGYQPDGISRDVLDGQVVVSDRLRLTHDHWLRVPHVPVTVLGLEQCKAYFLGEDVT